CGTCGTCTTTGCTGGCTCCCGCAAAGCATTTAATAGCCAGCATGTTGTCCAAAAACCCGGAGGATCGGCCCAGTTTGGATGACATCATACGGCATGACTTCTTCTTGCAGGTTGGTGCACCTCTCATGTCTTTCTTACTGCATAATGTTGTTCCCAGTTTCCCGACAAAGTCCTGAAGGTCTTTCCTGGTACTCCACAGGGCTTCACTCCAGACAGACTTTCCTCCAGCTGTTGTCATACAGTACCAGATTTCCACTTATCAAGCCCAGCTAAAAATTTCTTTAAGAAGGCGGCTGCTGCTCTTTTTGGTGGcaaaaaagacaaagcaagatATATTGACACACACAGTAAGTCAagatttcttcccttcctcctgtaTCCGATATGACGAACTAAGGTTGATAAAAAAACTATAGAGAATTTCATGCAACTTTTAGGACATTGGCATGCAGCTGACCTTAACATTTATGGCACCATCTGTTCTTCACATTGTGATGGATAGCTTTTTGctttataaacattaaaatgtatAATTGCAGCTGATGGCAGTGataaaatactgtttttgctttgaTTGTTCACAAGCTAGTTACTAATGCAAAAGCAGGAAATGATGGCCAGTCATCCCTACCTCATTGAGTGATACTAATACTCTTCATTCTTTTCCTTGATTTACAGATAGAGTGTCTAAAGAAGATGAGGAAATTTACAAGCTAAGGCATGACTTGAAAAAGACTTCAATAACTCAACAACCCAGCAAACATAGGCCAGATGAGGTATGTTGGGAAACAATAACATGGCTCACGGTTATAAACACTTGAAATCATTTCCATTCTATGTCAGGTAGCACTTGGACTATAAATATAATGGTTCAAGCTGGTtgtattttcttaatgattttcttTCAACTCTCTGAAAGGAACGATGTCATCTTGTAGCTTAAGAATGTATGCAATTAGGTGACTGCGATGTCTTTTGCTTGGCTACCGTCCATGGCTTTTTGATAAGCTTTCCTGGCACTTGCCACAATCACACCTTAAGTTGGAATTTGAACCTTAAATGAATTGAGATACTTCACTCAGTGCATGGCTCTTCCCTCTTCCAAGGAGCTCCAGCCACCTGCCACCACGGTTGCCAGAACTGGAACACCTGCAACAGAgagcaagcagcagatgggagatgccATCCGGATGATCGTCAGAGGGACCCTGGGCAGCTGCAGTAGCAGCAGTGAATGTAAGTGACTGCTGGCCTAGTACTGGGGCACTGGAGTCCGTGTGTGTCGTAGTTCATGTAATACAGAAGAAGCAAATTAGGGGAATTGGAAAAGGACAAGGGATGATTCTAAATTCTTTTGTCTTTGGCATTAGTGAAGGGAAACAGAACAGCTACCGACCAAGTCCTCCGTTTGTatgatttctgtattttatcGTTTGTGTTTCTCTCTGACTTCCCAGGCCTTGAAGACAGTACCATGGGAAGTGTAGCAGACACTGTGGCAAGGGTGCTTCGGGGATGTCTGGAGAACATGCCGGAGGCTGACTGCCTCCCCAAGGAGCAGCTGACCACATCCTTTCAGTGGGTCACCAAATGGGTCGATTACTCTAACAAGTATGGCTTCGGGTACCAGCTCTCAGACCACACTGTTGGGGTGCTCTTCAACAATGGTGCCCACATGAGCCTCCTTCCAGACAAAAAGTAAGTATGTTCAACGAATGCAGTACAGTTGCTTGCCTAGTCATGTAAACATAATGACTGAccctttctctattttttccctctcttccttctctcattCCTGTTTTCTAGAACGGTCCACTATTATGCAGAGCTTGGCCAGTGTTCTGTTTTCCCAGCAACAGATGCCCCTGAACAATTCATCAGTCAAGTGACGGTGCTGAAATACTTCTCTCATTACATGGAGGAGAACCTCATGGATGTAAGTGACATGGCTTTACAGCACTGGTGCGTGGAGTGCAGCCCACAGACCAGCAGCGTCTGCATCACTCGGCAGCTTGTGAGACGTGCAGAATTCTCACATCCTTCTTTAGCTCTACTGCGGGAGGTGGGAGCAGGGAAGTGCGGGCCATTCTGATGACTGTCACCTTTGAGCAGCATCTTATTAGGGTACACACTGCACCATCTTTATAGGCGCTGAGCCTGTCTCGTGACCTCTTACAGGGCGGTGATCTCCCCAGTGTTACTGATGTCCGAAGACCTCGGCTCTACCTCCTTCAGTGGCTAAAATCTGATAAGGCCTTAATGATGCTCTTCAATGATGGCACCTTTCAGGTAACCAGACTTCTCATGCAAGTTTAGGTCCTAAAAGCACTATTTTGATTTAGCCAGTGGAATTACTGATCGAACCTTTCTTGGTATTTAGAAAGATTGAATATCTAATATccgtgtcttttttttaaaaggtgaatttCTACCATGATCATACAAAAATAATCATCTGTAGTCAAAATGAAGAATACCTTCTTACTTACATCAACGAGGAGAGGATATCTACAACTTTCCGACTAACAACTCTGTTGATGTCGGGCTGTTCCTTAGAattgaagcatcggatggaatatGCCCTGAACATGCTCCTACAGAGATGTAACTAAAAGGCTTTGTGAATGGACCCTATGGGACTCCTCTTTGCCACTGTGAGCTCTGCAGGGAAGCCGGTGGAATGCTCTAGAGCATGCTGAAGGAGATGGACAGGTGGTGGTACGAAAAAACTCTGTGGCCTTCTGGGCTGAGTAGAGCCAGATCAGGCTGAGGCACACAGTTCTCGACTTTGGACAATCCCAGGAGTgaaccaaaatgcagtttttcttgAGATAACCTGTTTTGAAAGGCAATTTCGCAGAAAGGTGCATTGACTCAACTTCTCTCTGTTGAGAGCATTTCAGCCAGAGGACTTGGAACTGTGAATATACTTCCTGAAGAGGAGGCCGAAGGGAGGAAGCTCCCAATGTCGTTTAAAGGCTGTAATCAGAGCAGCTTTTGGCTGCTTAACTGTGAACTATGGCCatatatgaattttttttgtcattgtcgttgtccttttttttttttaaagacatttgtgGCTGGAAAAGTGCATTCCTTGTTAATAAACTTATTTATTACAGCCCAAAGAGCAGTATTTATtatcaaaatgttctttttttatgttgATCATTTTAAACTGTTGGcaataaagagaatgaaaaagtggaaataatggtctcccGTCTTTAATGCAACACATTGTCCCCTCATGACATTCTTTGATAATGGataatggattcttttttttttaaagatgtatttatttattacaaagtcagatatacagagaggaggagagacagagaggaagatcttccgcccgatgattcactccccaagtgagcgcaacggccggtgctgcgcctatccgaagccaggagccaggaacctcctccaggtctcccacacgggtgcagtgtcccaatgcattgggccgtcctcgactgctttcccaggccacaagcagggagctggatgggaagtggagctgccgagattagaaccggcgtccatatgggatcccggggcattcaaggcgaggactttagccgctaggccatgccgccgggcccggataaTGGATTCTTGGTGGTGTTCGGCGTGGCATTAAGTACTGCAGTATACCAAGTGAGATCTTCATTTTTGTGATCATAGTTTCTAGGGAGTCTTCTAGATCCATATTAAAATCATAGAATGAGTCTAGCTtgagaaaagtaagaaaaaattaagacaaaaatgtCACtcttgcttatatatatatagcctCCTGCGATACTGACATAAAGTTCTCTCTAGAGCAGTTCATTAAAACTCCTGTGGCTTGGAGCTGAAAGCCAGAGTAATCTTGTGTAAATACACTTCTGTTATTGTGAACAAGTACAGGAAGTTTACCTTCATATGGGCAAAACTGTGCAATATAATACACCACCACCTAAATGTGTTACTCAGTTAAAACTTGTCTAAACACTTCCACTGCCGCTGGCAGTCCTAGCGCAAAATGCCAGTGGTAGGAAATACTttgtaaataagtcattttattttccatgatgcatgGTGGAGGAGTTCCATGGGAACCCAGCTATGGTGTAGCGCCACCTTTCAAACTCATCCAAGAGGCAGATATGACaagattttctcttttgttgGGAGTTATTCTTTGACAGATGTACAGTAAAGCTGTTCATCCTGTTAGTCTGAACTCTAAATGACTTGAGTAagatacaaattttttttctgtttaattatCCCACTTTCAGGAATATAGTGGTCTGTGAAGagagcttagtggttaagactgCTAACATTTTGTATTGTGTGATTTTGGACAGATAAAATAGCTATAGTTTTACATTTTTGCATAAAATTGTTACAAACTTTGCATCTGGTATACTTTACGGATAAAAACCACAAATGTGGGGACAGTATTTATGGACAGAgctttgtgttctggttgctctgcttccaatccagctctttgcttatggcgtgagagagcagagggaagccaagcccttgggcccctgcacctacatgggaaacctagaagaaattccaggttcctaccttcacattgactcagctctggctgttgcagccatctggagaatgaacgaGCAGGTGGAagaagtttttctctctctgtaaaacctacctttcaaacgagaataaatctctttttaagaaaacaaatgtgAGGAATTTGTTTTGGGGTATTTCCCAAGCCTTTGACTATGTATGCAAGGGTATATTCAATCTTTGTTAAACAAATGACAGCAACACCTGTAAAACATTGAATCACTAACAGCTAGGTATGAAAACCTAAAATCTATCTTGATTTTGATGAGcacaatgataaaaaaaaatattcttgcatTTTGAGTCTCATGGTGTAAGCTTGCATGACTTCTCACATTTATGATACGTGCTTTTCTACTTTGGTATGTATTGTTCACTGAGTGTCACACTCAGGACCCGACACAGGAGATGTAGAGTGAACCTCATGCTCTGCTTGCCCTCAGGGGAATGTGGCGTGGAGCAGACGGTACCTTGCCTGTTGGTCTGATAAGTGCTGTGATACCATGATCAAGGTACGCACTGGGTGTTGTGAGAACTGAGAACAGGAACAGTCAGGAAGGAGCCCCAGGCATGGGTTGGATTCAGAGAACAGATCCCAGAGAAGGAAATTCTTTATATTGGGCTTTGAAAGATGAGTGGGAATGAAGTAGTGAGAATAACACATAACGTGCCTCAGGATGAAGAAGTTCAAAGCGGAAATGATCGTACAATGCTGAAGCGTGGTGGGTAGTGGCTGGAAGACGCCCATGGGATGCATGTCGGGTGAGAAAGGTGGTGTGCCACGGGTTGTTTGTAAAAATAGGGACACAGGAGGAAGAACATGGTACTTGGGGAAGTGCAGTGAGTTTGGGACATGGTAAGCCAGACTTGTATGGAAATGCCCAAATAAGTTCAGAAAACAGGTGGGTGGATACAAACGTCTCCATCTCAAGAGGGCAAGCATTAGGGAGAATTCAGCTTTGGGGACTAGGTGACAGCACAGAAGCTTGATTCTCATTTTGCCTTCTACCCGACAGCAGAGGACATGTCCATAaaacctccaagtgctggcaaaCCTTCTCTATGAAGAAGAAAATCCCTAAGCAAGTTGCCTCTACAAACTTAAGGATCATGAATTCATATGAGCAATCCCTAAATGAGagatatctcttttttaaaaagatttatttatttttattggagaggaagatatacagagaggaggagagatggagaggaagatcttctgttcactgattcactccccaagtggtcgcaatggccagagctgagtcaatccgaagtctggagtttcttccaggtctcccacgtgggtgcagggtcccaaggctttgggccatcctcaactgctttcccagggcacaagcagggagctggatgggaaatggagctgctgggattagaaccggagcccatatgggatcctgacacattcaaggcgaggacttaaactggtattctatcgcaccgggccccatgAAAGATATCTTTAATGAGCACATTTGGTCCTCAAGAATGTTTCTCTGTTTGCTATCACATATACCATCAGAGTATAGCTGGAGAAAAATGGCAACAAGAGAGCTGTACAAATTTTGATGTTTGGTAATACACATAATGATGTGCTTAGCTCATGTTCATGTTGCATGGCAGTAACCAAAATCTTGAATTAACATttactacttttttaaaaaatatattacttgattctttcctataaaaaaaGTTTTGGTTCAGTCCTGGTTTCAAATTCCTGTTCCACCATATGTTGACAGGTTGATTTTCAATTAATTTCTGAACTCTCCAAGTCTCAGTTTCCCCTGAGAAGATGACATAATATTTGCACACCAAAGATGCTCAATAACCATTTAACTCTGCTGTTGTTCCTCATCCCTCTTTCCAGATGTGCAATGGAAGGAACTCAGGTTGCCAGATCCCTAGTTAGGTAGTTAACAGTGGAGCCTAGAAGCTAAATGGAAGCCAGTGCTACCCTAGTAGCTGGAGAGATCCAGAGAAAGAGTGATGTTAGTGGAATTAGAACCTGTGTTATTACGGCAGAAACTAGAGTAATGGTGGTCTCTGCCTATCAACATGGTGAAATCATGATACGAATAGAATCAGTGCTTGAGACCGATGCGTGTATTTCAGTGGGATAGAAAGGAATGAAGTAGTATTCTTGCTTCTCTTTCGTCCTGGACTTCCTTTGACCAAATGAGCTTAAGACCGTCGTGAAGGAACATAAACAATGTAGCTGCAAAGcaccattcttttttattttgtttgaaagaaatgttACATTTGACACATGTATTTTTCAGCAGTATTTTAACAATTCCCACAAGTTTAAATATCAGTAGCTCTCCCCTTTTTTCTCATATACATAATAGAAGCTTTTCTCCCACAGGCATAATAGAATAATGAAAAATAGAAGTGTTACTGTATTTGTTACCCTGAGAATCCAAGACTGTTTCATTTATAGTAAAGAATCTGTCGGCGatagaagaagaaacagcaaactgCGGAGTTCTACCCAGAAAGCTGTAGATGCTGGTGAGAACAAACTTCTTCCTCCTGCACATGACAAAAGAAATCTGTTGTAATCAACCCAGTCCAGAACATCTATTTGTTCTTTCTGAGGTACTGCACCAATCGGGGATCCAAGCATGCTGGCACTTCTTATTAGCATGGGAATTTTGCAGTGACAGAGTTAGAAGAGCCTAGGTAAGTGAGTGTCTAGTCTGCTGGAGCCATGCTCCTTGAGCAAGAACATGGATGGCCCGCTGAACTAACGTACCAGTGAGTTAACTTGTTCATATGATTATTGACAATGTCCTCCAAAATTAGACCTTTCAATGATGttcatataataaatattttctccccttCAGTGACCATTACAAAGGGTCCATTCACGCATGTCTTCTTCAGACTTCCTTGTTACCAGTGTTATGGCCCCAACCCATCAAAGTCTCTGGTCATCTGACCATATGTAGACTATGACCCATCAACAATAGTAGATCCTTTTGTTCCTGTAAAGAACCATTCTTACAGAGCAGACAAAGGGGGGAGGAGGGCAAGGAATAGATTGAAGTTCTATAGACAAATGAGTCACATTCCtttccttaatttttcttttttgtttgtaccACTTCTGCATAAACTTCCTCATAAACTTTGAAGCAACTTAATAGCTAAGAGCTATAGTTTTCTACGTAGAAGGGTGATAGGTAGTAGAAGGCTAAAGGGAGCAACAAATTAGGGCACAAAGCACTGTGACTGGAGTCATTACATTTTCAAGATTCTatgatttaaaatattatcagacttttttttttacattgcacAAATGAAAGTGGGTAAAACTTACAGAGCATATTTAAAAGTCATGTTTGGAGATCAATGTTGCTATTTTATGGCATTTCCATGCCAGGGAGGTCAATATCCTCATATTTCCAAAGCTTATCATAAactcttttataaataaaaatactttgttCATCCTTGGCTTAGAAGAAAGTCTAGTCTTTATGTGTTTAATTTCACGTTTTGTTCTAATACTTCTTTATGCTTTATTAACTTTACTAGTGGAAAACATctctttaaatggccacaattCAATTGTATTAGtgaattcaaattaaaaagttaaacttCCACATGCGGTGTTGGAATACAATATCATGGTTCATCAATATTCAGAGTGCAATTCAACAGAATGTGTGGGTTTTGCCTCTGAGACTAATCTCTTAATGTCTTTATGTATAACACAAAATTGATTTTAATGATTGAAGTACAATATCTTCACTTGCACATTAAGATAAAATAGCAAAGTTACTGAGatctctttgcaataaaatcCTAAGTGATTAGATGTTTTAACCTAACCGTGCACTTCGGAATAAATTTTCTCCTCCAGGTCCACAAGAAATTAGTCCTGCAAGACATCAAGTAGGAAAtctaaatgcaataaaatacacaaTTGTTTTTCTTATACTTCTTTGAGATCAGTGGCAACTGAAGGACTTTTAAAACTGTGGTCAGGCTTACACACCATAGAATTGCATTTTATTCTGTAATTTGTGTGATCACCTGCTACTCAGATGGAATGAGGACATGCAGGATTCAGTGCATTTGTAAGAACTGTGGGACTACATtgaagatatttaaatatttctggaAATGGAAAATCTGAAAAAGTGATATAGTAGTTTCGAGAATAGTGCAGGCAGAATATTTAAGAATCAGTCATGGACCCattgcggtagcctagcagctaaagtccttgcctcacacgtgctgggatcccatatggtcactggttctaatcctggcatccctgcttcccatccagctccctgcttgtggtctgggaaagcatttgaggatgagCCAAGatcttggggcctggcaccagcataggagacccaaagaggctcctggttcctggcttcatgttggcacagttccagctgttgtggctgcttggggagagaatcatcgggcggaagatcttcctctctgtctctcctcctctctgtatatctgacattcaaatgaaaataaatcttgaaaaaagaaaaaaagaaaaaaggaatcagTAATATGGGAGATGATTTGTTTTGGAAATTCTGTGATTTAAGTGCATTCCATATGACTGACTTCTGGTAATGAGTGATGTCACTGGACATGGTGCTGAAACACATCCTTATAAAGTTATTCCAGGGTTGAGTACATTGGTGAACAGGCACCACCCTGccagcgccaggatcccatataggtgccagttcaggtgccagctgccccacatcagatccagc
This portion of the Ochotona princeps isolate mOchPri1 chromosome 23, mOchPri1.hap1, whole genome shotgun sequence genome encodes:
- the PLK2 gene encoding serine/threonine-protein kinase PLK2 encodes the protein MELLRTITYQPAASTKMCEQALGKAGAGDSKKKRPQQPPEEPQVQVPPAAPHHHHHHSHSGPEISRIIVDPTTGKRYCRGKVLGKGGFAKCYEMTDLTNNKVYAAKIIPHSRVAKPHQREKIDKEIELHRILHHKHVVQFYHYFEDKENIYILLEYCSRRSMAHILKARKVLTEPEVRYYLRQIVSGLKYLHEQEILHRDLKLGNFFINEAMELKVGDFGLAARLEPLEHRRRTICGTPNYLSPEVLNKQGHGCESDIWALGCVMYTMLLGRPPFETTNLKETYRCIREARYTMPSSLLAPAKHLIASMLSKNPEDRPSLDDIIRHDFFLQGFTPDRLSSSCCHTVPDFHLSSPAKNFFKKAAAALFGGKKDKARYIDTHNRVSKEDEEIYKLRHDLKKTSITQQPSKHRPDEELQPPATTVARTGTPATESKQQMGDAIRMIVRGTLGSCSSSSECLEDSTMGSVADTVARVLRGCLENMPEADCLPKEQLTTSFQWVTKWVDYSNKYGFGYQLSDHTVGVLFNNGAHMSLLPDKKTVHYYAELGQCSVFPATDAPEQFISQVTVLKYFSHYMEENLMDGGDLPSVTDVRRPRLYLLQWLKSDKALMMLFNDGTFQVNFYHDHTKIIICSQNEEYLLTYINEERISTTFRLTTLLMSGCSLELKHRMEYALNMLLQRCN